Proteins encoded within one genomic window of Thunnus albacares chromosome 13, fThuAlb1.1, whole genome shotgun sequence:
- the rraga gene encoding ras-related GTP-binding protein A, with the protein MSSTAMKKKVLLMGKSGSGKTSMRSIIFANYIARDTRRLGATIDVEHSHVRFLGNLVLNLWDCGGQDTFMENYFTSQRDNIFRNVEVLIYVFDVESRELEKDMHYYQSCLEAILQNSPDAKVFCLVHKMDLVQEDQRDLIFKEREEDLKRLSRPLACTCFRTSIWDETLYKAWSSIVYQLIPNVQQLETNLRNFAQIIEADEVLLFERATFLVISHYQCKEQRDAHRFEKISNIIKQFKLSCSKLAASFQSMEVRNSNFAAFIDVFTSNTYVMVIMSDPSIPSAATLINIRNARKHFEKLERVDGPKHSLHMRMR; encoded by the exons ATGTCAAGCACAGCAATGAAGAAAAAG GTGTTACTGATGGGAAAAAGTGGGTCTGGAAAGACCAGTATGAGATCAATCATCTTTGCCAATTACATAGCTCGAGACACACGCCGCCTTGGAGCTACAA TTGACGTGGAACACTCCCACGTACGGTTTCTTGGCAATCTGGTTCTAAACCTGTGGGACTGTGGAGG ACAGGACACATTCATGGAGAACTACTTCACCAGCCAGAGGgacaacattttcagaaatgtagAGGTGCTTATTTATGTGTTCGACGTCGAGAGCCGTGAGCTGGAGAAAGACATGCACTACTACCAGTCGTGTCTGGAGGCCATCCTGCAGAACTCCCCTGATGCTAAAGTGTTCTGCCTTGTGCACAAAATGGATCTGGTGCAGGAAGACCAGAGAGATTTG ATCTTTAAGGAGCGTGAAGAAGACCTGAAGAGACTGTCCAGACCTTTGGCTTGCACGTGCTTCCGGACATCAATCTGGGACGAAACCCTGTATAAG GCCTGGTCTAGCATAGTGTACCAGCTCATCCCAAACGTCCAGCAGCTGGAGACAAACCTGAGAAATTTTGCGCAGATCATAGAGGCAGATGAAGTTCTTCTGTTTGAGAGAGCCACTTTCCTG GTGATCTCCCACTATCAGTGCAAAGAGCAGCGTGATGCTCACCGATTTGAGAAGATCAGTAACATTATCAAACAGTTCAAACTCAGCTGTAG TAAACTTGCAGCCTCCTTCCAGAGCATGGAAGTGAGGAACTCCAACTTCGCGGCCTTCATTGACGTCTTCACCTCCAACACATATGTTATGGTCATCATGTCGGACCCCTCCATCC CATCTGCAGCCACTCTCATCAATATCCGTAATGCTAGGAAACACTTTGAGAAGTTGGAGCGGGTGGACGGACCCAAGCACAGCCTGCACATGCGAATGCGCTAG